CCGACGAAATCATCATCCCTTACGGTCTCGAAGGGCAGAGGACGCAGCCTCATGTGCCTGGTGAAACGGCCGTACAGCGGTTCGGAATATTCGTTCAGCCCATCCATTACCGATATGTGGGATCCGCAGATTATGAGCATTATCTCCGTCTTTGAAAGAATGTTATCCCATATGTCCTGGAGCTTGGGGACTATCTCTCTGTCAGCATACATCATGTATTGGAATTCGTCGATGGCCAGTATCTTCTTACCGTCCTTGCATTCCGCGAAGGCGGTGAACGCCTGCTTCCAATCGTCGAAGGTACCGTAAGTCCTTCCGGAGTATCCCGAAAGGCATGCAGAGAATTCCCTCAGCATGAGGGCCGAGTTGATGTTGCTGCAGAAGAAGTACATGGAGTCCCTATCCTTGATGAACTCTTTGATGAGGCGGGTCTTACCTACCCTCCTCCTTCCCGTCATGAGGATGAACGACCTCTTTGCAGTATATTCGTCTTTCAGGATCGACAACTCCCTATCCCTGCCGACGAACTCCATCTCATCCATGGTTGGAAATGGCTGGACAGATATATAATTCTTATAATCATTATTCTTGTAAGAATTATTATGGTCTTTTTTCATGCATAAGGGAACAGTTATCATGCGGAGAACGGATACGAGTGCGATGTCAGATCGCAGAACGCTCTTTCAGGTATCTTTGCTGCAGGCACTCTGCCAAGGGGACTACGAAGGCCATTTTCCCATATCCGAGTTGAAGAGGCATGGGGACATAGGGCTGGGCACTTTCGAAGGCCTCGATGGCGAACTGATAATGCTGGACGGCATCGTTTACAGGGCTTCTGCGGACGGATCCGTATCTGCAGTGGAAGATGATTCCACGCCTTTCGCGTGTGTGTCCTTCATGGGAGAGGGCCAGTCGTTTGAGATAACAGCATCCTCATTTCAGGAGTTCTCTGAAAGGATGGATGGGATTCTAAGCGGTGTGGGGATGAACTCCCCGTATTTCGTCAAGATCCATTCCAGATTCCCCAGCATGCTCCTGAGGAGCGTCCCGATGCAATCCGGCAGCACTCCCCTGTCGCAGGTTGTAGCGGAACAGCAGGTCACATGGTCCTACAAGGATATCGAGGGTAATGTGGTAGGGCTGTTCTGTCCATCGTTCATGTCCGCTCTGAACAATCATGGGTGGCATCTCCACTTTATTTCTGATGATAAGAAGGTCGGAGGGCATGTCCTGGACATTTCAATGGACGGGTCCACCTGTCAGATATGCAGGATGGATTCCCTCTCGATTCTATTGCCTGGTACATCAGGTTTCCAGTCTAAGGATCTCGGTTCCGAGATGACCGGGGAGATCAGAAGGATCGAGAGCGTCTAATAGATGGGGTAAAAGGAGAAAGCACCGCCACAAGGCCGTTTCGGACCCTGCTGCGGTGCGATCTTTTCGTGTTTTCTCTAGATGTCACCTGCGGCGGATCATGATCACCGAAACGGCAATCACGGTAGCTATGAGGACGGCTATCGCCAGGTAGACCAGTATAGACATCTCCTTCACGGGTTCGGGTACCGGCTCGGGGATCTTCTCCTTGGATATCAGGTAGATGGAGAAGTGTCCTACGGTGAAGGTGGTGTCGCCAGTGAACATGTTGTACTCGCAGGGGATCTCCTCCGCATGACCATTGTTATCCACGTAGTAGACGAAGGATCCCTTGTAGAATACCGATACGGTGGCGGTTCCTCCAAGCTCCGAGACGGTCTTCTCTCCGGCCTTCAGGATGATTGTAACGGCATATTTGTCGCCGATGAGCCTCTCCTGATCGTCGGTCAGGTCCTCGGGGTGTGCCTTATGGATCGTCAGAGTGACATCTCCTCCGGCGTTCCTGAGGGTCTTCGTCGTCCTCTCGTCAAGGGTCACGGTGAAATCGATGTTGCTGAACCTGATGCTGTAGTCGTTGTCCGCAAGGATGGGCATGGATACCTCGGGGACCCTGAAGTCGCTGCTCAGGTAATCCATCTCGAACACAACGGAATCATAGCTGAGCTTGTCCAGCTCCTCCTTCGCATCGTAGATGTTCAGAGGGTCGATGACAGGGACCTTCACGACGAACTCTCCGTCCACTCCCTCGATCTCTATGACCCTCTGTAGGGGTCCGTCGCGGTAGGTGATCTTCTCGTCCACCTTGACGGTCGTGTTGCCCTCAGCATCGGTGAACGATTCAGTTACCAGACGCGTGGTCCTGTCGTCATAGGTGGTGGTCTCGGTCCTCTTCTCCCTGACGCTGCCGTCGGGCCTCACGGTCTTCTCGGTGATGATGGTCGTCACGGATCCGTCCGGGTTCTCCCTCTTCTCCCAGCTCCTCTCGGTGGGATCGGTGGGACCAACGGGTCCTGAGTTCTTCTGCCACAGTGAGTACGCATCGTTCTCGTCCTCAAGGTCGACGGTCCTGGTCTGTGGGGTCAGCTCCAGTCCGGATTCGAGGAACCATCCTATGAATGTGTACCCTTCTCTCTTTCCTGCATCGGGAAGCTCTCCCAGCGCGACGTCTCCTATGTAGGTACGGGTTACGACGGTCTCCTCTCCGTTGATGAAGTTGATGACGGTGGTCTTGCGTGCGGGATCGACCTCCCACACCGCATAGGCCGTGTTGTTCCTTTCGAGAGATGAGGTCCTGGTTTCGGCGGTGATCTCGGTCTTTCCGTCGGCGAGGAACCATCCGATTAGGATGTATCCTTCCTTCTCCCCTATATTGGGAAGATCTCCTACGACGGTGTCTCCGTACAGTGTGCGCTCCTCGACCAGTTTATCATCGTTGATGAAGTCGACGACCGTCACTTCCAGCTTCTCCCATTTGGCGTATACGTTGTTCTCCCTGTCCAGATCCAGGGCTTTGGTCTCTGCCGTTATCTCGGTCGTTTCGTCAGACAGGAACCATCCCAGGAATTCGTATCCGGTCCTCTCACCTATGTCTGGGAGTTCGCCGACTTCCGCATCGCCGTACAGCGTGCGGCTCTCGATGATGGCTTCCTGGTTGATGAAGTGGATCACGGTGGTCTCCCATCTTGCGTACGCATTGGTCTCGGGATCGAGGTCGAAAGCATCCGTCTCGGAGGTTATCTCGGTTATTCCGTCTGCCAAGAACCATCCGACGAATCCCTTCTCTCCGGCGTATGGGAGCTCTCCGAGCTTCACATCGCCCTTGTAGGTCTTGGTCTCTACGACCTTGTCATCATCGTAGAATGTGATGGTCGTTTCCGTACGCTCGATGATCTTGATGATGTAGGTCCCGCGGAATCCGTTGCCGCTTCCCATATCGACGAAGTATTGGACCCTGTGCTCGCCTATTTCGATGAATGCTGCTGATGTCGCATATGTGCTTCCGTATTCCTTGAATTCATCGAGGGTGTACAGCTCCTTATCTCCGATGTAATAGTATACGACCATGTCGGGCTCTTCCTGGTTGAAGACAGCCTTCTCCAGTTCCTCGTTGGTCTTTGCATTCTCGACGGATGAGTTCTGGTAGTCTCCGTTGTATACTAATTCTGCATTACCGGTCGTGAGATAGAACGGATACAGGTTGATGACCGTTGGGCTCTTGTTCTTCGTTATCACTATGGGATAGGAAGAGACGGGTCCGTACCTTATGTCAAGTTTTCCGTCTTCCTGTTCTACCGCCCATCCTGTGAACCCGTAATAGTAATCGAGGCCGAGGGATGCGAGTTCAGCTTGCATCTCTTTAATGAGATCGGTGATATAGACGCGAGCGATACCGCTTTGATCGAATTCCGGTTGGAACGGTCCCGTTGTCGAGATCACTTCTCCTAGATGGTTGTGGTAGTTGATGGTGAACGTGTCGCTGCTGGTGTACAGGGATACGTCTTCCCTGACCGTCAGGACATACCAGCCTTCTACTGGCGTTATTCTGCTGTCCTCGCTGAGAGATGAGGATGTGAACCAATCCTTGGTATCAAAGGATTTGAATCTGATCTCGGTGTACAGGGGGAACTTGAATCCGCTGGCGGCCACGTAGCTTCCACCCTGCTTGTATTCCAGACTTATCTTGCTGATGTCATCCTTGGTGAGCATCTGTCCGTTGACCAGATATGTGATCGTAGCCGATTCCACTTCCGGCTCCAGATCCAGGTTCATGTTGTCTATCATGAAGAAGTTCCAAGTGTAATTGCCGTTGGACTGCTTCACAGGCTTTCCTATGTCGACCACTTTCGTTGAATCCTCCAGGGAGGTCGCCTTCGAGTTGTCGATGTCCAGTTCGTTTCCGGATATAGGCGATATCGTGAGAGTTACCTGTGAGTGGTAGTACAATCCTACGACGTAGGTGGTGGTAATCTGATGGGTGCTGGGGTTCTCGAAGACTGATTTGCACTCATACTTGATCACTCCGGTATCGCTCCTCATGTGGGTGGCCGCGTCGGCACTCTGGTAGTATGTATCTCCAGTATCGATGTTTCTGAGGTAGTGGGGGCCGTCCATGTCTATCCAAATGTATTTTGGTTCAGTTGCTCCGACCTCTAAGAACTGGTACGGGTTCACGACGATCGGTTCCCCGGCTTCGCTCATGTAGGATACCTTCACAGGATAGTACGGTATGCCTTCAGGTGAGAAGATGCAGGCTTGGCCTATGTCGATTCCTGGTGTATATTCGACATGACGTGAATCGTAGTATCTGCCATCCTCTGCTACGATGGATACTTCCCTGTTTCCGTTCTTGAAGATACCGCTGACGATGTAGAATCTCTCTCCATCGGTGGTTCTCTCCATGTATGCTCCCTTCTCATCGGTACCGATGGTGTAGGTCACGATTACGGTGTCATCGTACTTGTAAGGGGACACGGTGACTGTCTTTCCGCCCTCTTCCCTGTAGGTGTTGTCGCTTATCTTGTAGTATTTGACACCTGCAAGTTCGATGTACTCGTCATCGCCGATCTTTCCGGCATTGTAGATGTTGCCGAGTGCGTCCTTGAACTTACTGGGGGTGACGGTAACTACCTTGGTTCCGCCCTCTTCCCTGTAGGTGTTGTCGCCGATCTTGATGTATTTGATACCGGCACGTTCGATGTATTCCTGAATGCCATTGAATCCGATGATGTATTCTGCATCCTTGAATGTGAACTGTTCAGTTTTGATCGTTCTCTTCAAAGGATCTGTTTCGGGACTCTCCATGTATCCTGCATGGAGGTTACTGCGGTCGACCGGGTAGTACTTGTATCCGTCACCTTCCAGATGCGGGTCGCCCTGTTCGTAACCGACCAAATCAAGCCATACTCCGGTCTTCGATGCCGAGTCCGAAGGAAGATCGGATGAAGATATCGAAGCCGATAGATAGTCGCCATCGAATCCGTACATCAGGACGAAACGAGTGGTGGTCCAGCTAGCTATCAGTGTGGTGTTCTTGGTTATCTTGACGGGTTCTCCGGGATAGTGCTTGTTCCCAGCATCATCGGTGAAGTATCCGTTGAAACTGTAGGCTACCAGATCGACACCGGGTGCCATGATCACATAGTCTTTGAGATCGGGCAGTATGAAGTCGTTGCCATCTGCTATCTCTTCTGTATACCTCTGTCCCAAATCCTCTCCATTCTTTACGAGGGTGTCGACGGTGGTCAAGACTGTTACCGTATAGATGTCCTGTTCGTATACGGGAGTGAATGTGACCGTTCCTTTGTCACCGTCTCCGATCAGATAGTAGAGCAGACCGTTCTTCTCGATTATCTGTCCGTCGACCCCATCGGAGGTCCAGTTTTCGAGGTTGTGATGATCCTTCTGCTGCATACCCGGCAGTTGAACAGTCTCTCCGATCTTGTAGGATCCTCCCCAGGACCCTCCTATAATGTACTGCTGGTATTCCTCAGCGACCTGGAGGGTGACTATGTTCCTGCTAGCAAGGACTTTAATTGAGAAGTTAGACATGTCGATGTCCGGATCAGCCGGCACTGTTACGACGATGTTCAGCAATCTGCCGGTCCAATTAGATCCTGCTATGAATCCGGTGTATGTGTTCGTACCGTCCGAGAGTTTATTATCGGTTGCAGTCTTGTTAACGATCACTGTTTCGTTGCCGTGTCTGTACTTATCTCCGCTGGCGGTCTCTTCTACAAAGTCGAATACTAAATGATCGCTGTTACGGACGATGAAACCGTTCTTGACGTCACTATTCAGTGTTAAGCCTTCGATATAGATCGGATTGTATTTTCCGGTAAATACGTTCGGAACATCGCTGACCAGCATAGGAAGTCTTACCGTGTTCTCTGTGACATATTTGCCGTCCAGCGTTTGGCCAAGATAGTTAATGAAGACAGGCAGTGTGGCCTCAGTAGTGACCTCGACCCTGATCGGTTTGCCGGGTCCGATCTTCTCTACAGTGGTTTCATCTAAGATGTCTATCGCACGCACTATGCTTCCGTCGTAGAACGCGTATCCTATGGCAGTCTTTCCTGCTGCATAATCCGGCCCAAACAGATCTGCGAGACTGTATATGAGGTCATCGCCGAACGACAATGTTTTGGTCTTTGTCATTTCGGTTCCGGTAACCACGTATGTGACATCGTACGTTTCGACCTTTATGATCACATAGATCTCCGCAGGTTTGGAGACAGCGGTCCAGTTGAGATTGAATTCTTTATCTGTGGGGCCTACCAATGGCTCCTTCCATTCGTTGATCGGACTTATCTGGAAGAAGTTAGTGTTATCAAAGAATCCTTCCAACAGGTGGTTCGAAGTATATCCGGTCTTTATCGATGCTTTGACAGCCGGGAGTCCGCTAGTATCCTTGTTCTTCTTCTCATCATCTGGCTTCGCGTTGATGACCGAATCAAGAGCACCCACATATCTGCTGTATTTGATACTGTTCTTAACCATCTCTTCGTTACTGTGGTTGTACTTGATGGTGAAGCTGTCATTCTTCACAGTATATGTTGACGTTCCGTCGGTGTAAGTGTAGGGAGTTACGGATATCGTGCTGTCCTCGCTGCTGAAGATATCGCTGATGACCAAGTAGTACTTCGGGGTCTGAGTATTCTTCCCAGTCATGTAGACTCCCTTTTCATCACTGCCAGAGATGTATTCTGTGGTGCCATCGGTGTAGGAGGCGGGGGTCACACTGACTATGGTTTCGTCATGTTTGTACACGTTTTGGCTGACGTATGTGTAGACGTCTCCTCCTTTCTCGATGTTCGGGTGACTGATGTAGAATGCCATGTCATCGACTATCCTCTCTCCGCTCGATGCGAAGTAGTCGTGTACATATGCGGAGATGATGTAATAGGTGAATGAGAGCTCGTTATCCATCTCGACATCAACATATCCGACCATCGTATAGTCTTCGAACACACCGGTGTAGTACTTGTTCCCGTTGAAATCCTCGATGAATTGCGCTCCGTTGTCATCGACATCTCTGGTGTACTCGATTCCTCTGGAATCGACGAATACGCTCGGATATGCGGTAATCGAAGCCGAACCAGTTCCTTCTGTCTTATTGAAGATGTTAGCTTTGGCTCCGTCCGGGTAGTATTTTGAGTCTCCGTGCGTCAGATAGAATTTGCCGTTGGTGTCAAGTACTCTATCGTACAGGGTGCCGTTCGAATCAATGTATTTGGACGGAGTTACCTTGATCGATGTTATCGTATTGGACCCGCGATATTCGTAGACGTTGTCGTTGATCAACTGCAGATTATCCTTGTAGTAGGTGTCGTCTACGTTGTTCTGCAGATAGTATGAGACGGGTCCGGGTCCGGTGATCGTATTGTTGGCATTCCTTGTGTAGATGATATCGTTGAGATCCCTGTATTCGGAAGGGATTAGGGTGATTGATCTCAACGTTGAGTTATCATTGTAGAGGAATGTGTTGGTCCCATCTTCGGAAGGGTAGTATCTGACGCCATTACAGATCAGATAATACGCTCCGTTTTCCAAATCGACTCTGTTGTATTTGTTTTCGGTCGTACCGTCTTTGTATACCGTAGGGATGACATTGACAGTCTTTATCGGTCCCTGTACTTCCGCATTGAAATACAGTTCCGTTTCCTCAGCGCTCCATTTGTACCTTACACATACAGCATAAGGATCATCGGTCACGGGGACGTATCCTCTGTACTGTTGAGTCTTTCCGTAGGGCAGTCCTGTGCCGCTGACTACACGCTCCAATTCGTAGTAAGTGTTGGTGACCGTGTTCTTCAGATAGACGTAGGTCTTTCTCAATTCGTTTTCATTGACTATGATACGGTCTTCGTCGTCTTCATTATCATCGAAGAGTATGTTGATGATAACTGGCCTGTCCCCTATCTCTCTGACGGAGATCGAACATACTCCTTTAACGATCAATGTGGTGCTTATCGAGCTGGAGTCTTCAATCTCGAACTCTCCGTATGCGTTCCAACCGTTGAACTTGTAGTTGTCCTTGGAGGTATAGTTCAGAACTATCCTGTCACCGTAATTTGCCTCGTAACTGCCGTCGATACGTATCCTCTGTGAGTTGCCCGAACCGTCGTTCTTGGTAACGATCGCATCTATTATTCCGTGGGTCAGGTCCGAGACGGTGACGGTATAGGTCAGCAGCTGCCACCTGGCAAGATATTTGATGATGTATTCGCCATCGGAATCGGGATCGTCGATACGTATATTCTGCTGTACAGTCCAACTGCGGGTCTCGATCTGCGAGGATGTGTCGTTACCTTCCAGCTGGATCACTTCCCTGAGGACTATTGGGCGTTTTTCAGTGTCGAATGTCACGAATAATCTGACTGTCCTTTCGGTTCCGGCACGGGGTGTAAGTGATATGTCCTTCCCCATTATACTCTCGTTGTTCCAACCTATCAGCTTGTAACCTGTACGGGTCGCATCGCTCAGCGTGTAGGTGAACGGATAGTAGTATTCGGAACCGTATACGCATGTGTATGTTGCTCCCAATATATCGGTTTCAGAGTAATCTTGTTTTGTTGGATCCCAGTCAGGTCCCGTATAGAGATTCCCGTAAACATCCTTATACTTGCCATCGATTTTTCCGCTGACTGTTAGTTGATATTGGTTTTCGTTGACCTTATGCCATTCGTTTCCGAACTTGTCCACATAATGTATGTGTTCTCCCTCTTCCTCAGTTGATTCAGTTTTTTCGGTGAACAGATTCTTTTCTCTTATGGCGACAGTTCCGTAGCAGTCTACGTAATAGTCATAATGCTCCGGATCCTGGGTTTGTCCGCCGGGGAACACTGTGACGATACCGTTGGCTATCGAGATGGACGCGTCGTTCGCATTCTTCTCCATATCCACCTGAATAGCTATTTCCTGCGTTGAGGCATAGATTTTTATTGTGTTCGTAGTGCCGAACTTGACCATTTCCGTCCTCAGTATGGAGGAACTTCCGATGCTGAAGGTCTTGCTGTTTGCATCATTCTTTGAATACCAACTGATGAACATCGGGCTGTCAGTATCGAATAATACTTCCTTCGCCCTCTCCAAGACCGACTTTCCATCTATTGTGATGTCTATCTTGGTGTCTACCCTTATGCTGAGCTGTTTGCCGTCGATTATTATGTAGCTAGGTGTAGTATCATTTTCACTCTCGTAGAATTCCAACAGGACCTCTACACCGACCCATTTGGCATACAAAGTGGTGTTGCTGTTGACCTTGTCAGAGTTGAAATCCCATTCGTAGTCGTATTCCTTCTCTGTGTACCATTTGACCTTTTCATATCCGTCATTTTCGGTGTTCACAACAGGTACTAGTGCTGAGGGAATCAATGAACCGCTGCTGGTTTGAGGAAGATAGAGTTCGTATGTGGTACCTCTCATGTTATCGAAGGTTACCTTCACCAGGTATGCTGAGTAGAGCACGACTGGATTCTCGGTATCCGTCAGAGGGGTTGAGTAGTTGTAAGGCTGTGTTTTGTTGATATCCGTAAACCAACCTGCGAAGTTCTCCGCGGTATCCGGGCACATTTCCGGTGTCAGGACCGTTCCGTAAGGGAAGGTTTTGGTAATCTCCAACGTATTACCGACTCTTTGATCGATGAATTGTACCTTGACCAGAGGGGCCTCGATAAGATTGACTATGATCTTTGACTTGACGGTATTACCATCTGTCTTGACGGTAACAAGATGCAGTGTGAAACTCGGATTGTCGCTGAGTCCGTATTGGAAGTTCTCTATCTCGTATCTGATGGTGGTCGGATCCGTACCGATCATGGTTCCGACGTATATGTGGAGTGAGTCGGAGGTCTCATATGTTATGCTATTCGCGTTGGATCCTATGACAACAGAGACATTGTCGTTGACATTCATCCAGCCGGTTGTATTGTCATGGTTCATCACAGGCTTGACACTTATCACCGCACCTTCGTTGACTCCTACGGTCGTCACCTGTTCTAGATACATTTTTCCCTTGACGAATTCAGGAGATGCAGGGAAGATGATTTCGGAGTATCCGCTGTTGTTGTTCGAGGATTTCTGCTCCGTCTTCATCTTGATGTTGTATTCGTTATCGTCTCCTACCCTTGATTCGGCAATGATGTAAACATCGATACGAACTTCGATCGTGTTCACGATGAGTCCTACACCACCGCTCTCCTTCACTTCTTGGAAGTTCAATGTGATGTATCCGGGGTATGCGGTCACGTTGTTTGGGGCACCGACAATCTGCAGTTTCAGATCATATATGCCTGCAGGTTCATTGGTAGCTCCATTCAGGATCATTGACGGATCCGAACTTCCCAGATAATAGCAGTTGACGTCAGCGCCGCCCGATCCTCCTGGTCCGTTGAAGTAGAAGCTGTCGCTGCCGGTAGCTGCTTTCGGTAAAGTCAGATTGACTGCATTGGTGGTCGTCAGGACTCCGTTGCTTTCCTGAGTCTTAGTGCCGTCCATTCCGAATATGATTCCCAATTCATTATCATCCGGGTAATTTGTTCCTTTCATTCCGGGTGTTACGAAGGTGTAATCCTTTCCGCTTGTGGATGAAGCAGATACGGGGGTGAACTGGCCTCCGACGTATTTGATCTTGGATCCATCCATTAGTTTGAAAATTTGAATATTCGTTTGGTCGGTTATTTTCAGGTTTCTGTCTATCGTACCTTCGATGTTAACGTTGGTAGCGTCAGTGGGCCTCGACTCGCTGTCAGCCGTATCCGCTCCATGAAGGTACATAGTGGCGATCTTCATCTCGGTTCCGGAGATGAACCAGAAACGGTTATCCGTGGAAACCGAGGTCTCAGCCATCTTATAGCTGCCTTCTCTGCTGACTACGAAACCTCCTGTGGATAGTTTTGGTCCTATTACATAGGCTCCGTAGGAGTTCTGATTTGAAACGGACATGATTGTGTATCCGGTGATGTTGGACTGGCTTTCAGAACTCGATGATCCGACACCTATCGAGAATGTGGTTCCTGAAGTGAACTCGATCATGTTGGAAGGGGAACCCGCGGTGGTAGGGTTCTTGTCTCTGTTCAAGCTGTTGAATTCCAGCACGTCATAGATCTCGTTATCAACTGTTATGCTGGAGTTGAATTGCAGAGTGAAGTTTTCAATCTTGAATATACTGGCTGTTTTTCCAGTTGTCGTACTTCTGCCGCCTATCTTAGCCGAACTCTGAATGAGTGTCAATTCGGTGGCCCTATGGATGGCATCGAGTTTTTGTATGCTCTCGAATTTTTCCATTATGATATCGGTTTTTCCATATGTGTTGCATGAGTTACCGCTACCCATTATACTGCCGGAAATCAATATGGTCCTGTATCCTTCGTCTCCGCATATTTCGATGTGACCGGTACCCCAGACCACAGTTTCTTTGAAGGCTTCTGTGTTATCATTGTCGCCGATCCTTATGTTTCCGCCGGCGTAAAT
Above is a window of Thermoplasmata archaeon DNA encoding:
- the budA gene encoding acetolactate decarboxylase, with translation MHKGTVIMRRTDTSAMSDRRTLFQVSLLQALCQGDYEGHFPISELKRHGDIGLGTFEGLDGELIMLDGIVYRASADGSVSAVEDDSTPFACVSFMGEGQSFEITASSFQEFSERMDGILSGVGMNSPYFVKIHSRFPSMLLRSVPMQSGSTPLSQVVAEQQVTWSYKDIEGNVVGLFCPSFMSALNNHGWHLHFISDDKKVGGHVLDISMDGSTCQICRMDSLSILLPGTSGFQSKDLGSEMTGEIRRIESV